Proteins encoded together in one Streptomyces umbrinus window:
- a CDS encoding sensor histidine kinase: protein MAAEPIEGPRSSERLLILALERFGVWLRSIVVCLCGALGVVSADAAEVPLALSLLVPAFLACGVRLYSLRRPSLFPLALLWTLDAAVVVLTGLSQPVIGGESANVMVEAMVGISVVAFQYEWATRPVAGAALAALGAGVCVLGDVLSSPGHSPDVVPLVRMLIQVGLSRAAYVIVRGLARAADRSAAVRAAARREMEVAAARRATEREYLATLHDTASATLLMVSQGDGRDWSWLPPRARQDLEAMSAVPGFETGSVDLAALLGCVPEGEGQVRVRLKTRIDGPLAIPSGPGLAIFNGVREAVTNVGRHAGVREAELRAWTEGDGAVVELSDAGRGFDPESVPARRRGINGSIIGRMHAVGGSATVTSRPDAGTRVQWRWHGQALASQAGDRAQVTGVPHPPRAQVQHTADVRFIRGRLLYGTQLAVLLISLVWQFTISLRRLVVHQDVYRPAWAQTAAFVCLAAVAVIGGAYLLRGRRIPPRVRWLGLGSVLAVSAVCAFTLPPEQSTGAPDWAFGVVGWHALFLLADLRAGVFAAFLGAHVGLNATAVFLSGEPTVAQWAIMGISTIGSCGFQLSVGVLMTYLLHGTAPAAGTAAAREEELRTRERIHEDMQRDHKERYRALTATTVPLLVGLGHGVLSPHDEEVRLRCGVEAARMRRLFAESDAVLDPLLNELRACVEVAEHQGVTVSLAVRGRPGEVPVEVRRELIDPVAVILGRTRSTARVTVVWTPHAVRVSVVSEDCAGGRGTDEAAQTPGRATNAQVAVERTIRGGSVWVEAGWRRPAASGVDLT from the coding sequence ATGGCCGCTGAGCCGATAGAGGGCCCCAGGTCCAGCGAGCGCCTGTTGATCCTGGCCCTTGAACGGTTCGGGGTGTGGCTCCGGTCCATCGTGGTCTGCCTGTGCGGTGCGCTGGGCGTCGTCTCGGCGGATGCGGCGGAGGTTCCCCTGGCGTTGTCTCTGCTGGTGCCCGCTTTCCTCGCCTGTGGTGTGCGCCTCTACTCACTGCGCCGCCCGAGCCTGTTCCCGCTCGCCCTGCTGTGGACGTTGGACGCGGCCGTGGTCGTGTTGACGGGGCTGTCCCAGCCGGTGATCGGCGGCGAGTCCGCGAATGTGATGGTGGAGGCGATGGTCGGCATCAGCGTCGTCGCCTTCCAGTACGAGTGGGCGACGCGACCGGTGGCCGGGGCCGCCCTGGCCGCGTTGGGGGCCGGTGTCTGCGTGCTGGGTGACGTCCTCTCCTCGCCCGGGCACAGCCCCGACGTGGTGCCGCTGGTGCGCATGCTGATCCAGGTGGGCCTGTCGAGGGCTGCGTACGTCATCGTCCGGGGGCTGGCCAGGGCGGCTGACCGGTCGGCCGCGGTCAGGGCGGCGGCGCGCCGGGAGATGGAGGTCGCCGCCGCGCGGAGGGCGACCGAGCGCGAGTACCTGGCGACCCTGCACGACACGGCGAGCGCGACGCTGCTGATGGTCTCCCAGGGCGACGGCCGGGACTGGTCGTGGCTGCCTCCGCGTGCCAGACAGGATCTGGAGGCCATGTCCGCCGTGCCCGGATTCGAGACGGGGAGCGTCGACCTCGCGGCTCTTCTCGGCTGTGTGCCCGAGGGCGAGGGACAGGTCAGGGTGCGCCTCAAGACGCGCATCGACGGCCCGCTCGCGATTCCGTCCGGCCCCGGGCTCGCGATATTCAACGGGGTCCGAGAGGCCGTCACCAATGTGGGACGCCATGCCGGGGTGCGGGAAGCGGAGCTCCGGGCATGGACGGAGGGGGACGGCGCCGTCGTCGAACTGTCCGATGCGGGACGGGGTTTCGACCCGGAGTCCGTCCCCGCGCGGCGACGGGGCATCAACGGTTCCATCATCGGCAGGATGCACGCGGTCGGAGGCTCCGCCACGGTCACCTCCCGTCCGGACGCCGGGACCCGCGTGCAGTGGCGCTGGCACGGCCAAGCCCTGGCGTCGCAGGCAGGGGACAGAGCACAGGTGACCGGCGTACCGCACCCGCCCCGCGCCCAGGTACAGCACACGGCCGACGTCCGCTTCATCCGCGGGCGGCTCCTCTACGGGACCCAACTGGCCGTGCTGCTGATCAGCCTGGTGTGGCAGTTCACCATCTCGCTGCGTCGGCTCGTGGTTCACCAGGACGTCTACCGCCCCGCATGGGCACAGACGGCTGCCTTCGTCTGCCTTGCCGCCGTCGCGGTGATCGGGGGTGCCTATCTGCTGCGTGGCAGGCGGATCCCGCCGAGGGTGCGCTGGTTGGGCCTGGGCTCGGTGCTGGCCGTTTCGGCGGTATGCGCGTTCACGCTCCCGCCGGAGCAGTCGACAGGCGCGCCGGACTGGGCGTTCGGAGTGGTCGGCTGGCATGCGCTGTTCCTGCTGGCAGACCTGCGGGCCGGGGTGTTCGCGGCGTTCCTCGGGGCACATGTGGGGCTCAACGCGACCGCTGTGTTCCTGTCCGGGGAGCCAACCGTCGCCCAGTGGGCCATCATGGGGATCTCCACGATAGGCAGCTGCGGCTTCCAGCTCTCCGTCGGTGTACTGATGACGTACCTGCTCCACGGTACGGCGCCGGCAGCCGGGACCGCGGCCGCGCGGGAGGAAGAACTGCGTACCCGGGAACGTATCCACGAGGACATGCAGCGTGATCACAAGGAGCGCTATCGCGCGCTGACGGCGACGACCGTGCCGCTGCTCGTGGGCCTCGGCCATGGTGTGCTGAGCCCGCACGACGAGGAGGTCAGGCTGCGGTGCGGCGTGGAAGCCGCCCGTATGCGCCGCCTGTTCGCGGAAAGCGATGCCGTCCTGGACCCGCTGCTGAACGAGTTGCGGGCGTGCGTCGAGGTGGCCGAGCACCAAGGGGTGACTGTGAGTCTGGCAGTACGAGGCCGGCCGGGTGAAGTGCCCGTGGAGGTACGCCGGGAGCTGATCGACCCGGTGGCGGTGATTCTGGGCCGTACCCGCTCGACCGCGAGGGTGACTGTCGTGTGGACACCCCATGCGGTACGCGTGAGCGTGGTCAGCGAGGACTGCGCCGGCGGCCGGGGCACGGACGAGGCCGCTCAGACACCCGGCCGTGCCACCAACGCGCAGGTGGCCGTGGAGCGAACGATCCGCGGCGGAAGTGTGTGGGTGGAAGCCGGCTGGAGAAGACCGGCGGCCTCCGGAGTTGACCTCACATGA
- a CDS encoding response regulator transcription factor, whose translation MSDNAPVSVVVVDDHPAILSGIEAWYAAARRPITVVAAGDSVREAWTAPGSTADVVVLDLQLAEGGPAFGSLRRLVDAGRQVVVYSMRDDEKTALNCLDLGAATYLTKSEGRDHLVEATLAAADERPYMPPALAGALGTNTRADRPQLSVREENVLIEWFQSESKELVAQRLGISVRTVNSYLDRVRIKYANVGRPARTKASLVARAIQDGLVDVDDL comes from the coding sequence ATGAGTGACAACGCACCGGTCAGCGTGGTCGTCGTCGACGACCATCCCGCCATCCTCTCGGGCATAGAGGCGTGGTACGCCGCAGCACGGCGGCCCATCACCGTGGTCGCGGCCGGCGACTCCGTACGGGAAGCCTGGACCGCGCCGGGCAGCACGGCCGACGTCGTCGTCCTGGATCTGCAACTGGCCGAAGGCGGCCCGGCCTTCGGCAGCCTCCGAAGACTCGTCGACGCCGGGCGCCAGGTGGTCGTCTATTCGATGCGGGACGACGAGAAGACAGCGCTCAACTGCCTGGACCTGGGAGCCGCGACCTATCTGACCAAGAGCGAGGGCCGGGACCACCTGGTCGAGGCGACGCTGGCAGCAGCGGACGAGCGGCCCTACATGCCGCCCGCACTGGCCGGCGCGCTGGGAACGAACACCCGCGCCGACCGTCCCCAGCTCTCCGTGCGCGAGGAGAACGTGCTCATCGAGTGGTTCCAGTCGGAGTCGAAGGAGTTGGTGGCGCAGCGTCTCGGGATCTCCGTACGAACGGTCAACTCGTATCTGGACCGGGTGCGCATCAAGTACGCGAACGTCGGCCGGCCCGCGCGGACCAAGGCAAGCCTGGTCGCCCGCGCCATCCAGGACGGGCTGGTCGACGTGGACGACCTCTGA
- a CDS encoding NACHT domain-containing protein: MTTAAALLARAVVVAERDARTKLLGAHDKTIDVEFDLRLAAAHDAEGAGPVGHLTEVVAYYEQLRPRRMVITGTPGAGKTVLAVELILGLLESRAPEGPVPVRLSAAAWNTDQPVEAWLSAHLVEVYRVPHATARELVAARRVLPVVDGVDEMDNDPALTFDSRAAQALRGLNAYQHGRSKAEMVLTCRSSHYEALEAMGVWAQDAARVEIRPVSAIKAREFLKDRVTDLSRWQQVLQRIDHSPSGPLAQGLSTPWRLTLAVTIYEQRNPRSGSYLHVPTALLDEELNTAETVRDHLLGLFIPAATFIHPPPKGGSYTPERVHAWLAVLASYMNHNAITGRSVAGRPLSSTDVVLHELWPLAGARPPRAVHAALLVGAWSAGAAAVLTQAPMSSNPLLLFTATLWALATLWPAFVAWHDVWPETTRADLHRLRTISGVRRLSSGVPVGLSGGGVAGAGVGVAAGVPSGVVVGLVTALVAGVSAGLAAPGTIGAGDPRDMVRADLAFGLGFGLLVGLAAGLTAGLAGLAGGIMMALAGGVLGGVAGKAFGTVASGAMFGLAGGGAVTLMGVVTAEHAGTLAGVLTACLAGGLTIGIGGGPVLGLAGGLAGTRYIALLLCTRRWSNRWLPWRLGRFLNWCYDAELIRMAGSSYQFRHRELQDYLARNPSP; encoded by the coding sequence GTGACCACGGCTGCTGCACTGCTGGCCAGGGCGGTGGTAGTCGCGGAGCGGGATGCGCGAACCAAGTTACTCGGCGCACATGACAAAACAATTGATGTCGAATTCGACCTCCGCCTAGCGGCGGCACATGACGCTGAGGGTGCTGGGCCAGTCGGGCATCTGACGGAAGTGGTTGCCTATTACGAGCAGTTACGTCCGCGCCGGATGGTGATCACTGGGACACCGGGGGCGGGCAAGACCGTACTCGCGGTGGAATTGATACTGGGTCTGCTGGAAAGCCGGGCACCAGAGGGTCCTGTGCCGGTACGGCTGTCGGCAGCCGCCTGGAACACCGACCAACCGGTGGAGGCGTGGCTATCGGCACACCTGGTCGAGGTTTACCGGGTGCCTCACGCCACGGCCAGGGAATTGGTCGCTGCGCGCCGGGTGCTACCCGTGGTGGACGGTGTGGACGAGATGGACAACGACCCCGCTCTCACCTTCGATTCCCGTGCCGCTCAGGCCCTGCGCGGGCTCAACGCTTACCAGCATGGGCGGAGCAAGGCCGAAATGGTGCTGACATGCCGCAGCAGCCACTACGAGGCACTGGAGGCGATGGGCGTTTGGGCGCAGGATGCCGCGCGTGTGGAGATCCGCCCGGTCAGCGCCATCAAAGCGCGCGAATTCCTCAAAGACCGGGTCACCGATCTCTCCCGGTGGCAGCAGGTACTGCAGAGGATCGATCACAGCCCATCCGGACCGCTGGCCCAAGGCCTATCGACGCCTTGGCGGCTCACGCTGGCAGTGACCATTTACGAGCAGCGCAACCCACGAAGTGGCAGCTACTTGCACGTCCCCACGGCTCTACTCGATGAGGAGCTGAACACCGCCGAGACGGTTCGTGATCATCTACTGGGCCTGTTCATCCCAGCCGCCACGTTCATACATCCACCTCCCAAAGGCGGCTCCTACACCCCAGAGCGAGTCCATGCCTGGCTCGCTGTCCTTGCCTCCTACATGAATCACAACGCGATCACTGGGCGGAGTGTGGCGGGGCGACCGCTGTCAAGTACCGATGTGGTTCTGCACGAACTGTGGCCTCTTGCCGGTGCCCGCCCTCCCCGTGCGGTTCACGCGGCCCTGCTTGTAGGGGCGTGGAGTGCGGGTGCCGCAGCAGTGCTGACTCAAGCACCGATGTCTTCCAATCCCTTGTTGCTGTTCACTGCGACGCTGTGGGCATTGGCAACCCTCTGGCCGGCGTTCGTTGCGTGGCATGACGTGTGGCCCGAGACGACACGAGCTGACCTACACCGGTTGCGGACGATTTCCGGGGTGCGCCGTTTGTCGTCAGGCGTTCCGGTGGGACTCTCAGGTGGGGGCGTGGCTGGGGCTGGGGTGGGGGTTGCGGCCGGTGTCCCCTCTGGGGTGGTGGTTGGGCTTGTCACCGCTCTCGTGGCTGGAGTCTCCGCGGGACTTGCTGCCCCGGGGACGATCGGAGCGGGAGACCCAAGAGACATGGTGCGGGCCGACCTCGCCTTCGGGCTGGGCTTTGGCCTTTTGGTCGGTCTCGCTGCCGGACTAACGGCTGGCCTCGCCGGCCTTGCGGGCGGGATCATGATGGCCCTTGCGGGCGGAGTCCTTGGCGGAGTAGCGGGCAAGGCGTTCGGCACCGTCGCGTCGGGGGCCATGTTCGGCCTGGCAGGAGGCGGCGCCGTCACGCTCATGGGTGTGGTAACGGCCGAGCACGCCGGGACGCTCGCCGGTGTTCTCACTGCTTGTCTGGCCGGTGGGCTCACGATCGGGATCGGGGGCGGTCCCGTACTCGGTCTCGCAGGTGGGCTGGCCGGCACACGGTATATCGCTCTGCTGTTGTGCACCCGGCGATGGAGCAACCGGTGGCTACCATGGCGGCTGGGACGGTTCCTGAACTGGTGCTACGACGCAGAACTGATCAGGATGGCTGGCAGCAGTTACCAATTCCGGCATCGGGAACTGCAGGACTACCTGGCACGGAACCCAAGCCCATAG
- a CDS encoding polymorphic toxin type 50 domain-containing protein, with protein MPQVKSSISSQKQGRHILGGRGYKGGGYFNSQEDAQAVLDAYHSGAVQVMGITKTGNIQIRVPSVVGYDNNPAMNRFGVPTNIFMIKGTKSPSVVPMNPQAGAP; from the coding sequence TTGCCGCAGGTTAAATCGAGCATCAGTAGTCAGAAGCAGGGGAGACACATCCTCGGCGGGAGGGGATATAAGGGCGGCGGTTATTTCAATTCGCAAGAAGACGCGCAGGCGGTGCTCGACGCCTACCATTCAGGAGCGGTACAGGTCATGGGGATAACAAAGACGGGTAATATTCAAATTCGAGTCCCTTCCGTCGTGGGCTACGACAATAATCCAGCTATGAACCGTTTCGGAGTTCCCACGAATATTTTCATGATCAAGGGGACTAAGAGTCCGAGCGTTGTGCCGATGAATCCCCAGGCGGGCGCGCCGTGA
- a CDS encoding peptidoglycan-binding domain-containing protein produces the protein MSNTAVRALQKNLNSCYGYKLATDGVFGALTESALISVQKKVGVAADGDYGPNTRDAMAWANYSVETGARISCN, from the coding sequence ATGAGCAACACGGCAGTCCGCGCCCTTCAGAAGAACCTGAATTCCTGCTACGGGTACAAGCTGGCCACGGATGGGGTCTTCGGAGCTCTCACCGAGTCGGCGCTCATCTCCGTTCAGAAGAAGGTGGGCGTCGCGGCGGACGGCGACTACGGACCCAATACGCGGGATGCGATGGCGTGGGCGAACTACAGCGTGGAAACCGGGGCGCGGATCAGCTGCAACTGA
- a CDS encoding peptidoglycan-binding domain-containing protein — MSIRLGKRSRSLLATGALTVGLLGGAVAVAPSAAAWTYVGECSSSHKIIYNTTSSQSIKIPDVWYQGYYNVRCWMDYGSAGVGVEALQLALKSCYGRSIAVDGEFGPATRDALKYAQGQEGITVDGLYGEQVFENLKWARYKQDGTRNGCASRDF; from the coding sequence ATGTCCATTCGTCTCGGCAAGCGGTCCAGATCCCTTCTGGCGACCGGAGCCCTCACCGTCGGCCTCCTCGGCGGCGCCGTTGCCGTCGCTCCTTCGGCGGCAGCGTGGACGTACGTCGGGGAATGCTCGTCCAGCCACAAGATCATTTACAACACCACCTCATCGCAGTCGATCAAGATCCCGGACGTGTGGTACCAGGGGTACTACAACGTGCGCTGCTGGATGGACTACGGCAGTGCCGGCGTCGGCGTCGAGGCTCTTCAGCTCGCCCTCAAGTCGTGCTACGGGCGATCCATTGCCGTCGACGGCGAATTCGGCCCGGCCACACGAGACGCCCTCAAATACGCCCAGGGCCAAGAGGGAATCACCGTTGACGGGCTGTACGGCGAGCAGGTGTTCGAGAACCTGAAGTGGGCCAGGTACAAGCAGGACGGGACACGCAACGGCTGTGCCAGCCGCGACTTCTAG
- a CDS encoding DUF4333 domain-containing protein, protein MQNTGRNKRISTAAVLGALTVLLVTGCSFSIGDAEKKSEATASESAAAVEEQPTAEEQPVGDDPAEPENTGANEGGAVHKARVAQTISDKLAADTGKRPDRVTCPEHLPARVGATIRCELTAGSDTLGVIVTATSVNGKQVNYNFKVDDSTE, encoded by the coding sequence ATGCAGAACACGGGGCGCAACAAGAGGATTTCGACCGCGGCGGTGCTGGGCGCACTGACGGTACTTCTCGTCACTGGATGCTCCTTCAGCATTGGCGACGCGGAGAAGAAGAGTGAGGCGACGGCCAGTGAGAGCGCAGCCGCCGTCGAGGAACAGCCGACAGCCGAGGAACAGCCGGTCGGTGACGATCCCGCGGAGCCCGAGAACACGGGCGCCAACGAGGGCGGGGCCGTCCACAAGGCCCGAGTCGCGCAGACGATCTCCGACAAGCTCGCTGCGGACACCGGCAAGCGTCCCGACAGGGTCACCTGCCCTGAGCACCTCCCGGCCCGGGTCGGCGCCACGATCCGCTGCGAGCTCACTGCCGGCAGCGACACCCTCGGGGTCATCGTCACCGCCACCTCGGTCAACGGCAAACAGGTCAACTACAACTTCAAGGTCGACGACAGCACCGAGTGA